In Topomyia yanbarensis strain Yona2022 chromosome 2, ASM3024719v1, whole genome shotgun sequence, one DNA window encodes the following:
- the LOC131679339 gene encoding uncharacterized protein LOC131679339 yields the protein MIGARLLQNVCSALTLNIHKRYLWTDSSTVLAWLRSDSHRYHQFVSFRVGEILSLTSVDEWYHVPSKLNVADDATKWNSGPSFDPNSRWFQGGFLRNAKDQWPKQSNKVDEVDASIEEIQMVAVHLTSEEIVDIKRFSNWYHLVRTMAYVLRAIRSWKQIGNSKHRRQNPDQEDFVKAEETLWRQAQSQACSEEIRHGSVDKRSSLRSLLPFSDEHGVMRVRGRIGNAPHIPFTAKYSVVLLREHRITFLLVHYYHQRFLHANGETVYNELRQKFYIPKLRTLIRKVGRSCQYCKVQKAVPVPPQMAPLPKERLTPFVRPFTYVGVDYLGPFEVKVGRSLVKRWICLFTCLTVRAVHLELAHSLSTSSCSMAFRRFVARRGAPLEVFSDNGTNFVGANRQLSEEKLKLQEIVVDCANTFTNAHTQWHFNVPAAPHMGGPWKRIIRSIMVAMKAVSDSPRHPSDEVLESIMLEAEGIVNTRPLTYVPLEAADQEALTPNHFLLYGSNGVKQPASVPVMTGNILRDNWKLALHIGNEFWRRWIREYLPMLTRRAKWFDTVKPLEPGDLVVIVDEHARNRWERGRILETFPDKSGQVRRATVQTNRGVFKRPAVKLAVLDVVSCNQKLEEAAAGPAMVHGSGMSPIPLVAARHW from the coding sequence ATGATAGGTGCGCGCTTGTTGCAAAACGTTTGTTCGGCGCTCACTCTCAACATACATAAACGCTACTTGTGGACGGACTCCAGTACAGTTCTGGCGTGGCTTCGCTCGGACAGTCACCGATATCACCAGTTCGTCTCATTCCGAGTCGGCGAAATTCTTTCACTCACCAGCGTAGATGAGTGGTACCACGTACCTTCGAAGCTCAACGTAGCGGATGATGCCACCAAGTGGAATTCAGGACCATCGTTTGATCCGAATAGTCGCTGGTTTCAAGGCGGGTTCCTACGAAATGCGAAAGACCAGTGGCCAAAGCAATCGAACAAGGTAGATGAAGTTGATGCGTCAATCGAAGAAATACAAATGGTAGCTGTACATCTGACGTCGGAGGAGATCGTAGACATCAAACGCTTTTCAAATTGGTATCATTTAGTTCGAACGATGGCCTACGTTCTTCGGGCGATAAGAAGCTGGAAGCAGATTGGGAATAGTAAACACCGAAGACAAAATCCAGATCAAGAGGATTTCGTGAAGGCAGAAGAAACCCTTTGGCGTCAGGCTCAATCGCAGGCATGCAGCGAAGAGATTCGTCATGGCAGTGTTGACAAACGGAGCTCACTGCGTTCGCTGCTCCCATTTTCCGACGAGCACGGAGTCATGCGGGTACGAGGTCGGATTGGAAACGCGCCGCATATTCCGTTCACGGCAAAGTATTCCGTAGTATTGCTGAGGGAACATCGCATAACTTTTCTTCTTGTGCATTACTACCACCAACGGTTCCTTCACGCCAACGGAGAAACTGTGTACAACGAGCTACGCCAGAAGTTTTACATTCCGAAGCTTCGAACGCTCATACGCAAAGTTGGCAGGAGTTGTCAGTACTGTAAGGTACAGAAAGCTGTTCCAGTGCCGCCGCAGATGGCGCCACTTCCGAAGGAACGCCTAACCCCATTCGTCCGGCCGTTCACGTACGTTGGCGTTGACTACTTGGGGCCCTTCGAAGTCAAAGTCGGCCGCAGTCTGGTGAAAAGATGGATCTGCTTGTTTACCTGTCTTACGGTACGGGCGGTTCATCTGGAGCTAGCACACAGTCTTTCAACATCGTCCTGCAGTATGGCCTTTAGGAGATTCGTGGCCCGACGGGGTGCGCCGCTGGAGGTTTTCTCCGATAATGGCACTAACTTTGTCGGAGCCAATCGGCAGCTGTCGGAAGAAAAACTGAAACTTCAAGAGATCGTCGTAGACTGCGCCAATACATTCACCAACGCGCACACACAGTGGCACTTCAACGTTCCAGCAGCCCCGCACATGGGAGGACCCTGGAAGCGCATAATCAGATCAATAATGGTCGCGATGAAAGCTGTTTCTGATAGTCCACGCCATCCTAGCGACGAAGTATTGGAATCGATCATGCTAGAAGCTGAAGGCATTGTGAACACGCGACCGTTAACCTATGTTCCCCTGGAAGCTGCAGATCAGGAGGCACTCACACCAAACCACTTTCTGCTATATGGCTCGAACGGAGTCAAGCAGCCTGCAAGCGTACCTGTGATGACAGGAAACATTCTTCGGGACAATTGGAAGTTGGCCCTGCACATCGGAAACGAATTCTGGCGAAGGTGGATCCGGGAATATCTCCCAATGTTAACACGGCGGGCGAAATGGTTCGATACAGTGAAGCCCCTGGAACCTGGCGATCTAGTCGTCATAGTCGACGAACATGCGAGGAACCGCTGGGAACGAGGACGCATCCTGGAAACCTTCCCGGATAAGTCCGGACAGGTGAGACGCGCAACAGTACAGACTAATAGAGGTGTTTTCAAGAGACCTGCTGTAAAGCTCGCTGTTCTGGACGTCGTAAGCTGTAACCAGAAGTTGGAGGAAGCCGCTGCGGGACCGGCAATGGTTCACGGGTCGGGAATGTCGCCGATACCCCTTGTTGCGGCGCGTCACTGGTGA